From Prevotella melaninogenica, the proteins below share one genomic window:
- a CDS encoding HD domain-containing protein: MSQPNLELMNFVERQILPRYNDFGKSHGLGHVQRVIKSSLALAAVTGADVNMVYVIAAYHDLGMAGPRAIHHITSGKILIADARLRKWFSTEQLKIMKEAVEDHRASSSRVPRSIYGKIVAEADRDLEPEVVFSRAILYGIENYPEKNDEQMWQRFRDHMKEKYGRSGYLKLWIPGSPNAKNLETIRKTIDSEAELRKVFDRIYKQIREQDEKN; encoded by the coding sequence ATGTCCCAGCCCAACCTCGAACTAATGAACTTTGTGGAGCGACAGATACTCCCACGCTATAATGACTTTGGAAAGAGCCATGGACTCGGACACGTGCAGCGTGTCATTAAGAGTTCGCTTGCTTTGGCAGCCGTAACGGGTGCCGATGTGAATATGGTATATGTCATTGCCGCCTATCACGACCTTGGTATGGCGGGCCCAAGAGCCATTCATCATATCACGAGTGGTAAGATTCTCATTGCTGACGCACGATTGAGAAAATGGTTCTCTACCGAACAGTTGAAGATTATGAAGGAGGCTGTCGAAGACCATCGGGCAAGTAGTTCACGCGTACCACGTAGCATCTACGGCAAGATTGTTGCTGAGGCTGATCGTGACCTTGAGCCAGAAGTCGTCTTCTCACGTGCCATTCTCTATGGTATTGAGAACTATCCAGAGAAGAATGATGAGCAAATGTGGCAGCGTTTCCGCGATCACATGAAGGAGAAGTATGGTCGTTCTGGCTATCTGAAACTATGGATTCCCGGCTCACCAAATGCCAAGAATCTTGAAACAATCCGTAAGACGATTGACAGTGAGGCGGAGTTGCGAAAGGTGTTTGACCGCATCTACAAACAGATACGTGAACAAGACGAAAAGAACTAA
- the menA gene encoding 1,4-dihydroxy-2-naphthoate octaprenyltransferase — MISENDKIKTNSLSAWVLAARPKTLTGAMVPVMIGTAWAWKLSGGENFRVIPAILCFLFAFLMQIDSNFINDYFDCLKGNDDRTTRLGPKRACSEGWITLPAMRIGLVITSLLASLVGIPLIFYGGWEMILVGVACVLFAFLYTTYFSYLGLGDVLVLVFFGIVPVVFTTYVILPDHSQALCFEVIMSGIICGLVIDTLLVVNNYRDRENDKRDGKITLIVRIGEKKAEKLYLVLGLMTYLQMLLLLFSGERDNLLPFIFVFIIFIPYGILHYKTAMQMKLIKKGKELNIILAQTARNMLIYGIATTIALVGL; from the coding sequence ATGATTTCAGAGAATGACAAGATAAAGACCAACAGTCTTTCTGCATGGGTACTTGCTGCGCGTCCGAAGACGCTCACAGGTGCAATGGTTCCCGTAATGATAGGAACTGCTTGGGCGTGGAAGCTAAGTGGCGGGGAGAACTTTCGAGTTATCCCTGCCATTCTTTGTTTTCTTTTTGCCTTTCTGATGCAGATAGACTCCAACTTCATCAATGACTACTTCGATTGTTTGAAAGGCAACGATGATCGTACCACTCGTTTAGGTCCGAAGCGGGCTTGTTCTGAAGGCTGGATAACCCTCCCTGCCATGCGTATAGGACTTGTTATCACTTCGTTATTAGCTTCTCTTGTTGGTATTCCCCTCATCTTCTATGGTGGTTGGGAAATGATACTTGTTGGTGTAGCCTGCGTTCTCTTTGCCTTTCTCTACACCACTTACTTCTCTTATCTCGGCTTAGGCGATGTCTTGGTACTGGTGTTTTTTGGTATTGTACCTGTCGTTTTCACCACCTATGTCATCCTTCCTGACCATTCTCAAGCCCTGTGCTTTGAGGTTATTATGTCGGGAATTATCTGCGGTTTGGTGATAGATACCCTGCTTGTTGTCAATAACTACCGTGATAGAGAGAATGATAAACGTGACGGAAAGATAACCCTCATTGTGAGAATAGGTGAGAAAAAGGCTGAAAAGCTGTACTTAGTATTAGGTCTTATGACCTATCTTCAGATGCTTCTTCTTCTCTTTTCAGGAGAGAGAGACAATCTCCTACCCTTTATCTTCGTGTTTATTATCTTCATACCTTATGGTATCTTGCATTACAAGACAGCTATGCAAATGAAGCTAATAAAGAAAGGTAAGGAACTAAATATCATCTTGGCGCAAACCGCTCGGAACATGCTAATCTATGGTATAGCAACCACGATTGCATTAGTTGGTTTATAA
- a CDS encoding putative porin: protein MKKLTILFSLFVLVANAAMAQTDATTPYDDGTFTADGYRNNRNIGRSDSIQSEHKEIPRGLKVWTIDERFGDRKAAVPDTLSYMYMNSNLTYGKRGEYNTLGNLGSPRQNRIFIDRPATSEFFFLDPYDMFIVQPNNFQFTSTLSPITVLSYNTAGNRNNGEDRFKAIFAVNAGKEWGFGFKFDYLYGRGYYSNQSASHFNYSMWGSYLGERYQAHLLLSLNHQKVAENGGIANDAYITHPESFRDSYSEEEIPTILKKNWNRNDNQHVFFNHRYSLGFFRKVPMTEEEIKAKQFALKSQKAQEAQQDKEKARRRAKAKGEKFDEEAYDKEKRSAGRPDDAVIAGDASQVKTTAENANGNERMTVNLEDSTQMANLKKQDALAKDSTQKWMKEEYVPVTSFIHTVRFDNYRRIYQAYDTPTDFYAQNFFNYGTAANDSIFDTTKHWSLKNTFAVALLEGFNKWAKAGLKAFLSYELRHYALPSMITPSGSAVAFYNGDKTWNQHDISVGGQLLKTQGKTFHYDVSAEAWLAGSRAGQVHVDGHADLGFPLLGDTVQLAATAFFHRSAPSFYMGQYYGKHYMWDNNLNQEIHSRILGEFSLKKTRTKLRVGYDVLKNYTYFGIQNDRIQSGDNYLVQHNNLNVRQSSSPINLLTLQLQQDFRLGIFNWQNVLTFQKSSKEDILPVPTFNAYSNLFIRFKIARVLDVDLGVDGRYFTSYYAPEYIPGIGAFGIQETDASRTKIGNYPLLNAYANFQLQHTRFYVMFTHVNSADGGKYFYTPHYPLNQRLLQFGISWNFFN, encoded by the coding sequence ATGAAGAAACTTACTATCTTATTTTCCCTTTTTGTGTTAGTGGCTAATGCTGCTATGGCACAGACAGACGCCACCACTCCGTATGATGATGGTACTTTTACGGCTGATGGTTATAGAAACAATCGTAACATAGGACGTTCTGATTCTATACAAAGTGAGCACAAGGAGATACCACGTGGCTTGAAGGTGTGGACGATTGATGAACGTTTCGGTGACCGCAAAGCTGCTGTTCCCGATACGCTGTCGTATATGTATATGAATTCTAACCTCACTTACGGCAAGCGAGGGGAGTATAACACCTTAGGAAACTTGGGTTCTCCACGTCAGAATCGTATCTTTATTGATCGTCCTGCCACGTCAGAATTTTTCTTCCTCGACCCGTATGATATGTTTATCGTACAGCCAAACAACTTCCAGTTTACCTCAACCCTTTCGCCAATCACGGTTCTCTCTTATAATACCGCTGGTAACAGAAACAACGGAGAAGACCGATTTAAGGCAATCTTTGCGGTGAATGCGGGTAAGGAGTGGGGCTTCGGTTTTAAGTTTGATTACCTATACGGACGTGGATATTATAGCAATCAGAGTGCTTCTCACTTCAACTATTCAATGTGGGGAAGCTATTTAGGTGAACGCTATCAGGCACATTTGCTCCTTTCTTTGAATCATCAGAAGGTCGCTGAGAATGGTGGTATTGCCAATGATGCCTATATCACGCACCCAGAATCGTTCCGCGATAGTTATAGTGAAGAAGAGATTCCAACCATATTAAAGAAGAATTGGAATAGAAATGATAATCAACATGTGTTTTTCAATCACCGTTATAGCCTCGGTTTCTTCCGTAAAGTGCCGATGACGGAAGAGGAGATTAAGGCAAAGCAGTTTGCTCTTAAATCTCAGAAAGCACAAGAAGCACAGCAGGATAAAGAGAAGGCTCGTCGCCGTGCAAAGGCAAAGGGCGAGAAGTTTGATGAGGAAGCTTACGATAAGGAGAAGCGTTCTGCAGGTCGACCTGACGATGCTGTCATCGCTGGTGATGCGTCACAAGTGAAGACAACAGCGGAGAATGCGAATGGCAATGAGCGTATGACGGTCAACTTGGAGGACTCTACTCAGATGGCAAACCTCAAGAAACAGGATGCTTTGGCTAAGGATTCCACTCAGAAATGGATGAAGGAAGAGTATGTCCCTGTGACGAGTTTCATTCATACAGTACGTTTCGATAATTACCGTCGTATTTATCAAGCATACGATACTCCGACTGATTTCTATGCACAGAACTTCTTTAACTATGGTACTGCAGCCAATGATTCGATTTTTGATACGACAAAGCATTGGTCATTGAAGAATACCTTTGCGGTCGCTTTGCTTGAGGGATTCAACAAATGGGCGAAGGCTGGACTGAAAGCTTTCCTTTCCTATGAGTTGCGACATTATGCCCTTCCTTCAATGATAACGCCAAGCGGCTCTGCGGTAGCATTCTATAACGGGGATAAGACATGGAACCAACATGACATTTCTGTCGGTGGTCAGCTGTTGAAGACACAGGGTAAGACGTTCCATTATGATGTTAGTGCTGAGGCTTGGTTGGCTGGAAGTAGGGCAGGGCAGGTTCATGTTGATGGTCATGCTGACCTCGGTTTCCCTCTTTTGGGTGACACAGTTCAACTCGCTGCAACAGCTTTCTTCCACCGTTCTGCTCCATCCTTCTATATGGGTCAGTACTATGGTAAGCATTATATGTGGGACAATAACCTCAATCAAGAGATACATTCTCGCATCTTGGGTGAGTTCTCTTTGAAGAAGACACGCACCAAGTTGCGCGTTGGTTATGATGTTCTTAAGAACTATACCTACTTTGGTATACAAAACGACCGCATCCAAAGCGGTGATAACTACCTCGTACAGCATAACAACTTGAATGTTCGTCAGTCCAGCAGTCCTATCAACTTGCTGACTTTACAGCTACAACAAGACTTCCGTTTGGGTATTTTCAACTGGCAAAATGTGCTGACTTTCCAGAAATCAAGTAAGGAAGATATACTCCCAGTACCGACATTCAACGCTTATAGTAATCTGTTTATACGATTCAAGATAGCACGTGTGTTGGATGTTGACCTTGGTGTTGACGGTCGTTACTTCACAAGTTATTATGCGCCAGAGTACATACCTGGAATCGGTGCTTTTGGTATACAAGAGACCGATGCGAGCCGTACAAAGATTGGTAACTATCCACTTTTGAATGCTTATGCTAACTTCCAGTTACAGCATACTCGCTTCTATGTAATGTTCACGCATGTAAACAGTGCTGATGGGGGTAAGTATTTCTATACGCCTCACTACCCATTGAACCAGCGCTTATTGCAGTTTGGTATCAGCTGGAACTTCTTTAACTAA
- a CDS encoding DUF4468 domain-containing protein produces MKKFLIFLFMCLPMMAAAQTTLTPEQKLEQAQRQLEEAKAALEQAKANAAKAKAEAEARAKKEAEDKAKAKDIEKKIADMKAEAERLSREAEALSEAANKAQTTTATPATKAAATTTKAVSNASSDAWVVPTTPATAAARANKNVSADSKVNKDIYLQKGIIPEVNGQVVWTETFNVPGATADELYDKAFAYLTELTQGDNQLSGSKVALVNKGEHSIVATVREKLIFSSSFLSLDYTQFNYVLQATCRDGQATLTMNRLTYRYDVQGNVSDLSAEQWITDKYAVNKKQTRLLPVSGKFRRATVDRKNSIFEGFAQALK; encoded by the coding sequence ATGAAGAAATTTTTGATATTCTTGTTTATGTGCCTTCCAATGATGGCTGCGGCACAGACTACGCTGACTCCAGAACAGAAGTTGGAACAGGCACAACGCCAGTTAGAGGAGGCTAAGGCTGCCTTGGAACAGGCGAAGGCAAACGCTGCAAAAGCGAAGGCTGAGGCTGAAGCAAGAGCCAAGAAAGAAGCTGAGGATAAGGCGAAAGCAAAGGATATAGAAAAGAAGATTGCCGATATGAAGGCTGAGGCTGAACGCTTGTCACGTGAGGCTGAGGCACTCAGTGAGGCTGCTAATAAAGCTCAGACGACTACGGCAACACCAGCAACAAAGGCTGCGGCAACCACTACAAAGGCTGTTAGTAACGCTTCTTCAGATGCGTGGGTTGTTCCAACAACGCCAGCGACTGCTGCTGCACGTGCCAATAAGAATGTGAGTGCGGATAGTAAAGTAAACAAGGATATTTATCTTCAGAAGGGTATCATACCAGAGGTGAACGGTCAGGTGGTATGGACTGAAACATTCAATGTACCAGGAGCAACTGCTGACGAACTCTATGACAAGGCGTTTGCTTATCTTACAGAACTTACACAGGGCGACAATCAGTTGAGTGGTAGTAAGGTTGCCTTGGTGAACAAGGGTGAGCATAGTATTGTGGCAACGGTACGTGAGAAGTTGATTTTCTCATCTTCGTTCCTCTCATTAGACTATACGCAGTTTAACTATGTGCTTCAAGCAACTTGTCGTGATGGACAGGCAACATTGACAATGAACCGTTTGACTTATCGTTATGATGTTCAAGGCAATGTTTCTGACCTATCGGCAGAGCAGTGGATTACCGATAAGTATGCTGTGAACAAGAAGCAGACTCGTCTCTTGCCTGTATCTGGTAAGTTCCGTCGTGCTACTGTTGACCGTAAGAATAGTATCTTTGAAGGCTTCGCTCAGGCATTGAAGTAA
- a CDS encoding nucleoside deaminase, with product MTKEELMRRAIELSADSVRNGGGPFGAVIARNGEIIAEGSNGVTIYNDPTAHAEVSTIRKACQKLNTFDLSGCEIYTSCEPCPMCFGAIYWAHLDKIYYANDRKDAADIGFDDDFIYQEIAVQPQYRKKPSEILLRNEALEVFKQWTAKADKTEY from the coding sequence ATGACGAAAGAAGAATTGATGCGAAGAGCTATCGAACTCTCTGCTGATAGTGTACGTAATGGGGGCGGCCCATTTGGTGCTGTCATTGCCCGCAATGGCGAAATCATTGCAGAAGGGAGCAATGGTGTGACCATTTACAACGACCCTACAGCGCACGCAGAGGTCTCTACAATCCGCAAAGCGTGTCAGAAATTGAATACCTTTGACCTCAGTGGTTGCGAAATCTATACCTCTTGCGAACCCTGTCCGATGTGCTTTGGTGCTATCTATTGGGCTCACCTCGATAAAATCTACTATGCCAACGACCGCAAAGATGCTGCCGACATTGGTTTTGATGATGATTTCATCTATCAGGAGATAGCCGTACAACCGCAATATCGTAAGAAGCCATCAGAAATCCTTTTGCGTAATGAAGCCTTAGAAGTCTTTAAGCAATGGACAGCAAAGGCTGATAAAACGGAATATTGA
- a CDS encoding SusC/RagA family TonB-linked outer membrane protein — MNIYLHRTMKAMGRLLLIMLLLVPLCVDAQTLTTITGSVKDSQGEPLVGATVMQKGTSNGTVTDLDGQFSIQVPAGVTLVFRYVGFDESELKAAANMAVTLKSNVKAIDEVVVVGYGLQKKANLTGSVSQVKMSDVLGDRPVVNAAAALQGAMPGLTIGGGSGPGYSKSLNVRGTLSINGGGPLVLIDNVEGDLSTLNPEDIESVTVLKDAASSAIYGARAAGGVILVTLKHPKNDARFTANYNFSLGWEQSLNHLEQASLMQYLDAYLEAGYSNSYWAGNGDVSKWRDYLQKYQTDPSSVATVGDGIFKDTDGRVYWLSEKNLAKNILTTGSITNHNLTISGGTDKIRYRVSGSLSRENGPLVTDKDMFRRKTISGFVSADLQKWFTQEATLTYTNSVRQSPENVGNMSGFYSTRLINYYPEGLIPGDILGISDDLPSQTPLNMLTNAPSAFSEQSVPRISLRSIFKLLPGWTVTGEYTYNRTDEHYQFYSNRFRFADVQLAAKYSTEKGQDFYRMYDATTKYNALNIFTNYDHSWGAHSFKAMAGFNQEKSFYRYFYGNVLAQAVPTVPSFAGGTGEKTIDDKYSEYSIRSGFARLNYTFMDRYLLELNGRYDGSSKFPKSHRFGFFPSVSVGWRLGQESFMNWSRSWLDDFKVRASYGSVGNQRISPYQFSPVMSLHSNGTYILDAEGKTTYITSPGLVSRNFTWEKVTTLNIGFDLYAFKNRLTATFDWFDRRTTGMLAAGIEIPKVVGTAAPLQNVADMKNRGWELNVTWRDKIGDFGYHVGFNIYDSQAEITKFNNESRLLSDYYVGRKIGEIWGYETDGYYTINDFNADDAKHKTWTLKEGVVKINGYNPQPGDVKFKDLRTDGVINAGDNTVDNPGDRKIIGNDAARYQFGISLGASYKGWSLEVLLQGVGKRDYWLGGPAMFPFGGAGAGDAVFQALYANQTDYWRAKSYDPSSSDYMVPVNPDSKLFRIYDQGNNVGSNTRVSDKYLQNAAYMRIKNITLAYTLPKEWVRRAFIQDAKFYLSIENLATFSSLPKGYDLEGTAPSSTANALSNGISWGYPYYRTISLGASITF, encoded by the coding sequence ATGAACATTTATCTACATCGAACTATGAAAGCGATGGGCAGGCTTTTGCTCATCATGCTGTTGCTTGTCCCACTGTGTGTGGATGCGCAAACGTTAACAACAATCACAGGTTCTGTAAAAGACAGCCAAGGCGAACCGCTCGTCGGGGCAACTGTTATGCAGAAAGGAACGTCAAACGGAACGGTTACGGACCTCGACGGACAGTTCTCTATACAGGTGCCAGCTGGCGTTACGTTGGTTTTCCGTTACGTTGGTTTTGACGAGTCAGAGCTGAAAGCAGCTGCTAATATGGCTGTAACACTGAAAAGTAATGTCAAAGCCATTGACGAAGTGGTGGTGGTTGGTTATGGATTACAAAAGAAAGCCAACCTCACTGGCTCCGTTTCTCAAGTGAAGATGAGCGACGTCTTGGGTGATAGACCTGTGGTGAATGCTGCAGCAGCATTGCAGGGAGCTATGCCAGGACTTACCATTGGTGGTGGATCAGGACCCGGTTATTCAAAGTCTTTGAACGTGCGTGGTACGCTTTCTATCAATGGAGGTGGTCCGTTAGTCTTGATTGACAACGTAGAAGGCGACCTGAGTACGCTGAACCCTGAAGATATCGAGAGTGTAACGGTATTGAAAGATGCTGCCAGTTCGGCTATTTACGGTGCGCGTGCAGCAGGCGGTGTGATATTGGTAACACTGAAACATCCGAAGAATGACGCCCGTTTTACAGCTAACTACAACTTTAGTTTAGGATGGGAACAGTCGCTCAACCATTTGGAGCAGGCTTCTTTGATGCAGTATTTGGATGCTTATCTTGAGGCTGGTTACTCTAATTCTTATTGGGCTGGTAATGGTGACGTGAGCAAGTGGCGCGACTATTTGCAGAAGTATCAGACTGATCCTTCTTCTGTTGCAACTGTAGGCGATGGTATCTTCAAGGACACTGATGGCCGTGTTTACTGGTTGTCAGAGAAGAATTTGGCTAAGAACATCCTTACCACAGGTTCGATAACCAACCATAATCTGACCATCTCTGGCGGAACTGACAAGATACGTTATCGTGTTTCAGGAAGCTTGAGCCGTGAGAATGGACCATTGGTTACGGATAAAGATATGTTTAGACGTAAGACAATCAGCGGCTTTGTGTCAGCTGATTTGCAGAAATGGTTTACGCAAGAGGCAACCCTTACCTATACCAATTCAGTGCGACAGTCGCCTGAGAACGTTGGAAACATGAGTGGTTTCTATTCAACTCGTTTGATTAATTATTACCCAGAAGGGCTCATTCCGGGTGATATCCTTGGTATTTCAGATGATTTACCATCGCAGACTCCTCTGAATATGTTGACCAATGCACCTTCTGCTTTTAGTGAGCAGTCTGTTCCACGCATCTCTTTGCGCTCTATCTTTAAGCTGTTGCCGGGTTGGACTGTTACTGGTGAATACACCTATAACCGCACTGATGAGCACTATCAGTTCTATTCTAACAGATTTAGATTTGCTGATGTGCAGTTGGCTGCTAAGTATTCAACCGAGAAAGGGCAGGACTTCTATCGTATGTATGACGCTACAACAAAGTATAATGCGTTGAATATCTTTACGAATTACGACCATTCTTGGGGTGCACATTCATTCAAGGCAATGGCTGGTTTCAACCAAGAAAAGTCGTTCTATCGCTATTTCTATGGTAATGTACTTGCTCAGGCAGTTCCTACCGTACCATCATTTGCAGGCGGAACAGGTGAGAAGACCATTGATGATAAGTACTCTGAGTATTCTATTCGTAGTGGTTTTGCACGTCTGAATTACACTTTCATGGACCGCTATTTACTTGAGTTAAACGGTCGTTATGACGGTTCTTCTAAGTTCCCTAAGAGTCATCGCTTCGGCTTCTTCCCATCAGTGAGTGTGGGATGGCGTTTAGGTCAGGAGTCGTTTATGAACTGGTCACGTAGCTGGTTGGATGACTTTAAGGTGCGTGCATCCTATGGTTCGGTTGGTAATCAGCGTATCAGTCCTTATCAGTTCTCACCAGTAATGAGCCTACATAGCAATGGTACTTACATCTTGGATGCTGAAGGAAAGACCACTTACATCACTTCTCCGGGCTTGGTAAGCCGCAACTTCACTTGGGAGAAGGTTACTACGCTTAATATTGGCTTCGATCTCTATGCTTTTAAGAATCGCCTTACCGCTACATTCGACTGGTTCGACCGTCGTACAACGGGTATGTTGGCAGCTGGTATAGAGATTCCTAAGGTTGTAGGTACAGCCGCTCCGCTGCAGAACGTGGCTGACATGAAGAATAGAGGATGGGAACTTAACGTCACATGGCGCGATAAGATTGGTGACTTCGGCTATCATGTAGGCTTTAATATCTATGATAGTCAGGCAGAAATCACGAAGTTTAATAACGAGTCTCGCCTGCTTTCGGACTATTATGTAGGCAGAAAAATCGGTGAGATATGGGGTTATGAAACGGATGGATACTACACCATCAACGACTTCAATGCAGATGATGCAAAGCATAAGACTTGGACTTTGAAAGAAGGTGTAGTAAAAATCAATGGTTATAATCCACAACCTGGTGACGTGAAGTTCAAAGACTTGCGTACTGATGGTGTAATCAATGCAGGCGATAATACCGTAGATAACCCTGGTGACCGTAAGATAATTGGTAATGATGCAGCACGTTATCAGTTCGGTATTAGCCTCGGTGCTTCTTATAAGGGATGGAGTTTGGAAGTACTTTTACAAGGTGTTGGCAAGCGAGACTACTGGCTTGGCGGTCCAGCTATGTTCCCATTCGGTGGTGCAGGGGCAGGAGATGCAGTGTTCCAAGCACTCTATGCGAACCAAACCGACTATTGGAGAGCTAAGAGTTACGACCCATCAAGCAGCGATTATATGGTTCCTGTAAATCCAGATAGTAAGCTGTTCCGTATTTATGATCAAGGTAACAATGTGGGTTCTAACACTCGTGTAAGCGACAAGTATCTGCAGAATGCAGCCTATATGCGTATAAAGAATATCACACTTGCCTATACCCTGCCTAAAGAATGGGTAAGAAGAGCTTTCATACAAGATGCTAAGTTCTATCTAAGTATCGAAAACCTCGCTACATTCAGTAGTCTTCCAAAGGGCTATGACCTAGAAGGTACAGCACCATCATCAACCGCTAACGCCTTGAGCAATGGCATTTCATGGGGCTATCCATATTACCGCACTATCTCTTTAGGTGCAAGTATCACATTCTAA
- the uvrB gene encoding excinuclease ABC subunit UvrB, protein MNFKLTSKYKPTGDQPEAIRELTDGLERGDKSQVLLGVTGSGKTFTVANVIANVNKPTLILSHNKTLAAQLYEEMKAFFPDNAVEYYVSYYDYYQPEAYMPVTDTYIEKDLAINDEIDKLRLSAVSSLLSGRKDVIVVSSVSCIYGMGAPIAMKENVISIKKGQVIDRNDFLRRLVDALYMRNDIELQRGNFRVKGDTVDIAMAYNDNVLRITWWDDEIDSIEEVDAVDFHRLATFDAYEVYPANLFVTSKEQTEGAIRQIQDDLVKQVDFFTEIGDNIKAQRIKERVEYDIEMIKELGHCSGIENYSRYFDGREAGMRPYCLLDFFPEDYLMVIDESHVSVPQISAMYGGDRARKKNLVEYGFRLPAAFDNRPLRFEEFHDLIHQIIYVSATPADFELAESEGVVVEQLIRPTGLLDPEIEVRPSENQIDDLMNEIVIRAEKEERVLVTTLTKRMAEELTEYLLNHDIRTAYIHSDVASLDRIKIINDLRAGIYDVLVGVNLLREGLDLPEVSLVAILDADKEGFLRSHRSLTQTAGRAARNVNGKVIMYADNITESMQKTIDETMRRRTKQLKYNEENNITPTQIVKAIKGTLPVGGESNLTAQTASISRNVGQAYVEPNNGVLFAADPIVAKMSKAQLEKSIANTTILMKQAAKDLDFLQAAQYRDEIIRLQKELEGK, encoded by the coding sequence ATGAACTTTAAATTAACATCGAAATATAAACCGACAGGCGACCAGCCAGAGGCAATCAGAGAACTTACAGACGGATTAGAGCGTGGCGATAAGAGTCAGGTGCTCTTGGGTGTGACGGGTTCGGGTAAGACGTTTACGGTTGCGAACGTGATTGCGAATGTCAATAAACCCACACTTATCTTGTCGCATAACAAGACTTTGGCTGCACAGCTTTATGAGGAGATGAAGGCTTTCTTCCCCGATAACGCTGTGGAGTATTATGTCTCTTATTATGATTATTATCAGCCAGAGGCTTACATGCCTGTGACGGATACCTATATTGAGAAAGATCTTGCGATTAATGACGAGATTGATAAGTTGCGTTTGTCGGCTGTATCTTCTTTGTTATCAGGTCGTAAGGATGTTATCGTTGTGTCTTCCGTTTCGTGTATCTATGGTATGGGAGCGCCAATAGCCATGAAGGAAAATGTCATTTCTATCAAGAAGGGGCAAGTCATTGATCGTAATGATTTTTTAAGACGCTTGGTCGATGCACTTTATATGCGCAATGACATCGAGCTACAGCGTGGAAACTTCCGTGTGAAGGGTGATACGGTGGATATTGCAATGGCTTATAACGACAATGTCCTGCGTATTACGTGGTGGGATGATGAGATAGACTCAATCGAAGAGGTGGATGCTGTTGACTTTCATCGCCTTGCTACCTTTGATGCTTACGAAGTATATCCTGCCAACCTCTTTGTTACGTCTAAGGAACAGACCGAAGGAGCTATCCGTCAGATACAAGATGACTTGGTGAAGCAGGTTGATTTCTTCACCGAGATTGGGGATAATATTAAGGCGCAACGAATCAAGGAACGTGTAGAGTATGATATTGAGATGATTAAGGAACTCGGTCATTGCTCTGGTATTGAGAACTATTCACGCTACTTCGATGGTAGAGAGGCGGGAATGCGTCCTTACTGTTTGTTAGACTTTTTCCCAGAAGATTACTTGATGGTGATTGATGAGAGTCATGTGAGTGTACCGCAGATTTCAGCGATGTATGGTGGCGACCGTGCCCGAAAAAAGAATCTTGTGGAGTATGGTTTCCGTCTTCCAGCAGCCTTTGATAACCGTCCGCTTCGTTTCGAGGAGTTTCATGATTTAATTCATCAGATTATCTATGTGTCGGCTACTCCAGCTGACTTCGAGTTGGCTGAATCAGAAGGTGTTGTCGTTGAACAGCTTATTCGTCCTACTGGTTTGCTCGATCCAGAGATAGAGGTGCGCCCATCGGAGAATCAGATTGACGACTTGATGAACGAAATCGTTATCCGTGCAGAGAAGGAAGAGCGTGTTTTGGTGACGACACTAACCAAACGAATGGCAGAGGAGTTGACCGAATACCTGCTGAATCATGATATCCGTACGGCTTATATCCATAGTGATGTTGCCAGTTTGGACCGTATTAAGATTATCAACGACCTGCGTGCGGGTATTTATGATGTCCTTGTGGGTGTCAATCTCTTGCGTGAGGGATTAGACTTACCAGAGGTTTCATTGGTTGCTATCCTTGATGCCGATAAAGAAGGTTTCCTCCGCAGTCATAGAAGTTTGACACAGACGGCAGGACGTGCGGCTCGTAACGTGAATGGAAAGGTGATTATGTATGCCGATAACATCACGGAGAGTATGCAAAAGACCATTGATGAGACGATGCGAAGACGCACGAAACAGCTGAAATACAACGAGGAAAATAATATTACTCCGACACAGATTGTCAAAGCAATTAAGGGTACACTGCCAGTGGGTGGTGAATCGAATCTCACCGCACAGACAGCTTCTATCAGTAGGAATGTCGGACAGGCATACGTTGAACCAAATAATGGTGTTCTCTTTGCTGCTGACCCAATTGTTGCGAAGATGAGTAAGGCACAGCTGGAGAAGAGTATTGCTAATACAACTATCCTCATGAAGCAGGCAGCAAAAGACCTTGACTTTCTGCAGGCAGCGCAGTATCGTGATGAGATAATACGTTTGCAGAAGGAGTTGGAGGGGAAGTAA